A stretch of Ectothiorhodospiraceae bacterium BW-2 DNA encodes these proteins:
- the tolA gene encoding cell envelope integrity protein TolA, producing the protein MSRQNALSNWPQLSLGVGVSLLLHGALLAALLLFGRELTRSVVPPSPPPSQPVIEAIAIDESRLEQQRQAKLEAERQAKAKAEAEQQAKLEAERQAQAKAKAKAEAEQQAKLEAERQAKAKAKAEAEQQAKLEAERQAKAKAKAEQQAKLEAERQAKAKAEAEQQAKLEAERQAKAKAEAEQQAKLEAERQAKAKAKAKAEAEQQAKLEAERQAREEALQKQLQAESERLRQQHQQQLGQARQRYMAALQAKVERNWNPPLGAKSGDRCQVLVDQIPSGVVVDVKVENCRGSDAFRISVEQAVRKASPLPTPTERELFEREIEFTFSPQ; encoded by the coding sequence TTGTCACGCCAGAACGCCCTCTCAAATTGGCCGCAGCTCTCGTTAGGGGTGGGGGTCTCACTGCTGCTGCATGGGGCGCTGTTAGCGGCGCTGCTGCTGTTTGGGCGCGAGTTGACCCGTAGCGTAGTACCGCCGTCGCCCCCCCCATCGCAACCCGTTATCGAAGCGATCGCTATCGACGAGAGCCGTCTGGAGCAGCAGCGCCAAGCGAAACTAGAGGCCGAACGCCAAGCCAAAGCCAAAGCCGAGGCCGAGCAGCAAGCGAAACTAGAGGCCGAACGCCAAGCCCAAGCCAAAGCCAAAGCTAAAGCCGAAGCCGAGCAGCAAGCGAAACTAGAGGCCGAACGCCAAGCTAAAGCTAAAGCTAAAGCCGAAGCCGAGCAGCAAGCAAAACTAGAGGCCGAACGCCAAGCTAAAGCTAAAGCTAAAGCCGAGCAGCAAGCAAAACTAGAGGCCGAACGCCAAGCTAAAGCTAAAGCCGAAGCCGAGCAGCAAGCAAAACTAGAGGCCGAGCGCCAAGCTAAAGCTAAAGCCGAGGCCGAGCAGCAAGCAAAACTAGAGGCCGAACGCCAAGCTAAAGCTAAAGCTAAAGCTAAAGCCGAGGCCGAGCAGCAAGCAAAACTAGAGGCCGAGCGCCAGGCGAGGGAGGAGGCGCTGCAAAAGCAGTTACAAGCCGAGTCTGAGAGACTACGCCAGCAGCATCAGCAGCAGCTAGGTCAGGCGCGACAGCGCTATATGGCCGCGCTACAGGCGAAAGTGGAGCGAAACTGGAACCCCCCACTGGGGGCCAAATCGGGTGACCGTTGTCAGGTTTTGGTCGATCAGATCCCCAGTGGCGTGGTGGTTGATGTTAAAGTAGAGAACTGTCGAGGTTCAGACGCTTTTCGCATCTCGGTTGAGCAGGCGGTAAGAAAGGCCTCACCGCTGCCAACACCGACGGAGCGAGAGCTGTTTGAGCGCGAAATTGAGTTTACCTTTTCACCACAATAG